One Halichondria panicea chromosome 3, odHalPani1.1, whole genome shotgun sequence genomic region harbors:
- the LOC135333051 gene encoding complement factor B-like yields MTEAQQYLFPISARAPQCPTLPPPLNGRVSASGGTATYTCSTGYTLSGSSTRTCQTNGAWSGTAPTCGGLQCPELPQPSGGTVTIFSRALGGIAFYRCNTGNNLIGSSFITCQNGGTWSENAPTCQGAMVTGFMLRGEPFTNGSSVSLKDIGETAEALIFPTEIKDCCRMQRIGQCYDPNGVQLSSKGANEMYRNRDSQMVQLNKVDVFTGEAAIPGLYCCTVPNNDGNLHRICANITV; encoded by the exons ATGACTGAAGCTCAACAATATCTTTTCCCCATATCAGCACGTGCACCACAATGCCCCACTctcccccctcctctcaaTGGAAGAGTGTCTGCTAGCGGAGGTacagctacctacacctgttccactggctacactctgagtGGCTCCTCTACACGTACCTGTCAGACCAATGGAGCGTGGAGTGGAACTGCACCAACATGCGGTGGACTACAATGCCCTGAACTACCTCAACCATCTGGTGGAACTGTGACGATATTTTCACGAGCCCTTGGAGGCATAGCCTTCTACAGATGTAACACTGGTAATAATCTGATTGGCTCCTCTTTTATTACCTGTCAGAACGGCGGAACTTGGAGTGAaaatgctccaacttgtcaag GTGCCATGGTTACTGGGTTCATGCTAAGAGGAGAACCCTTTACTAATGGCAGTAGTGTCTCCCTCAAAGATATCGGTGAAACTGCTGAAGCTCTCATCTTCCCAACAGAAATTAAGGATTGCTGCAGAATGCAAAGGATCGGACAATGTTACGATCCCAACGGTGTCCAATTAAGTAGTAAAGGAGCCAATGAAATGTATCGCAACCGTGATTCTCAAATGGTTCAACTCAATAAGGTTGATGTATTCACTGGTGAAGCTGCAATCCCTGGACTGTACTGTTGTACTGTGCCCAACAACGATGGTAACCTTCACCGAATATGTGCAAACATTACAGTTTGA